The following are from one region of the Procambarus clarkii isolate CNS0578487 chromosome 52, FALCON_Pclarkii_2.0, whole genome shotgun sequence genome:
- the LOC138352142 gene encoding ice-structuring glycoprotein-like, which yields MYGKPPSELCHHPRCAIIQSVPPRKVCHHLRCATTQGVLPSKVCHLLMRATTQGVPQLNLCHHPRCATIQGVAPLKVCHHPRCATMQGVSPSKVCHLPMRASTQGVPPLNLCHHPRCATIQGVPPLKVCHHPRCATIQGVPPSKVCHHPRCATIQGMPPIKVCHHPRCATIQGVPPSKVCHHPRCATIQGMPPLKVCHHPRCATIQGMPPLKVCHHPRCATIQGMPPLKVCHHPRCATIQGGPPLKVCHQPRCATIQGVPPTKVCHHTSGATTQGVPPPKVCHYPMSATTQAVPPTKVCHNQRCATTHDVPPSKVIHHLRCATTHDVPPSKVIHHLRCAITHDVPPSKVIHHLRCATIQGVPPSKVCHHPKCATTQGVPLSKECHHLRCATIQGVPHFQSVPPSKVCHHPMCATIQGVPPPKVCHHPRCATIQCVPPSKVCHRPRCATNQGVPPTKVCYPPRCATIQGVPLLKVCNHPSSATTQGVPQLKVCHHPMCATIQGVPPPKVCHHPRCATIQCVPPSKVCHRPKCATNQGVPPTKVCYPPRCATIQGVPLLKVCNHPSSATTQGVPQLKVSHHQRCATIQGVPPSKVCHHPRCATIHVEPPSKVCHHPRCATTQGVPPSKVCHHLMCATTLGVPPSNVCHHPRCATAQGGHHRRCATIQCVPPSKVCHRPRCATNQGVPPTKVCYPPRCATIQGVPLLKVCNHPSSATTQGVPPSKVCHNPRCATIQSVPPTKVIHHLRCATNKGDPPSEVCLYPGCATIQCVPPTKVIHHPMCATNQGVPPSKMCHLPRWATIQCVPPSKVCHHPRCATNQGVPLTKVCHPPRCATIQGVPQLKVCHHPSSATTQGVPQLKVCQHAGCATIQSVPPTKVIHHLRCATNKGDPPSEVCLYPGCATIQCVPPTKVIHHLRCAPPKVGHHPRCATIQCVPLPKVCQNLRCATTQDEPPSKVSHHPRCATTQGVSVSKECHHLRCATIQGVPPSKVCHHPRCATIQGVPPTKVCHHLRCATIQGVPPSKVNHHPRCATTQGVSVSKECHHLKCATI from the exons ATGTATGGTAAGCCACCATCAGAgttgtgccaccatccaaggtgtgccatcATCCAAAGTGTGCCACCAcgcaaggtgtgccaccacctaaggtgtgccaccacccaaggtgtgctaccatccaaggtgtgccacctcCTAATGCGTGcaaccacccaaggtgtgccacaaCTTAATTTGTGCCACCACCCAAgatgtgccaccatccaaggtgtggcACCACTTAAGGTGTGCCatcacccaaggtgtgccaccatgcAAGGTGTgtcaccatccaaggtgtgccacctcCCAATGCGTGCttccacccaaggtgtgccaccacttaatttgtgccaccacccaagatgtgccaccatccaaggtgtgccaccacttaaggtgtgccaccacccaaggtgtgctaccatccaag gtgtgccaccatccaaggtgtgccaccatccaaggtgtgccaccatccaaggtatGCCACCAattaaggtgtgccaccacccaaggtgtgccaccatccaaggtgtgccaccatccaaggtgtgccaccatccaag gtgtgccaccatccaaggtatGCCACCActtaaggtgtgccaccacccaaggtgtgccaccatccaaggtatGCCACCActtaaggtgtgccaccatccaaggtgtgccaccatccaaggtatGCCACCActtaaggtgtgccaccacccaaggtgtgccaccatccaggGTGGCCCACCACTCAAGGTGTGCCACcaaccaaggtgtgccaccatccaaggtgtgccaccaacaAAGGTGTGTCACCACACAAGCGGTGcgaccacccaaggtgtgccaccacccaaggtgtgccactaCCCAATGAGTGCCACCACGCAAGCGGTGCCACCAACCAAGGTGTGCCACAAccaaaggtgtgccaccacccatgATGTGCCACCAAGCAAGGTGATCCACCAtttaaggtgtgccaccacccatgATGTGCCACCAAGCAAGGTGATCCACCATTTAAGGTGTGCCATCACCCATGATGTGCCACCAAGCAAGGTGATCCACCAtttaaggtgtgccaccatccaaggtgtgccaccatccaaggtatGCCACCACCCAaagtgtgccaccacccaaggtgtgccacttTCTAAGGAGTGTCACCATCTAAG gtgtgccaccatccaaggtgtgccacatTTCCAAAGTGTGCCACCATCTAAG gtgtgccaccatccaatgtgtgccaccatccaaggtgtgccaccgcccaaggtgtgccaccaccctaggtgtgccaccatccaatgTGTGCccccatccaaggtgtgccaccgcccaaggtgtgccaccaaccaaggtgtgccaccaaccAAGGTGTGCTACcctccaaggtgtgccaccatccaaggtgtgccactaCTCAAGGTGTGTAACCACCCAAGtagtgccaccacccaaggtgtgccacaaCTCAAG gtgtgccaccatccaatgtgtgccaccatccaaggtgtgccaccgcccaaggtgtgccaccaccctaggtgtgccaccatccaatgtgtgccaccatccaaggtgtgccaccgcCCAAAGTGTGCCACcaaccaaggtgtgccaccaaccAAGGTGTGCTACcctccaaggtgtgccaccatccaaggtgtgccactaCTCAAGGTGTGTAACCACCCAAGtagtgccaccacccaaggtgtgccacaaCTCAAG GTGAGCCACCAccaaaggtgtgccaccatccaaggtgtgccaccatccaaggtgtgccaccatccaaggtgtgccaccatccacgTTGAGCCACcctccaaggtgtgccaccatccaaggtgtgccaccacccaaggtgtgccaccatccaaggtgtgccaccatctaaTGTGTGCCACCACCctaggtgtgccaccatccaatgtgtgccaccatccaaggtgtgccaccgcCCAAGGTGGCCACCACCgtaggtgtgccaccatccaatgtgtgccaccatccaaggtgtgccaccgcccaaggtgtgccaccaaccaaggtgtgccaccaaccAAGGTGTGCTACcctccaaggtgtgccaccatccaaggtgtgccactaCTCAAGGTGTGTAACCACCCAAGtagtgccaccacccaag gtgtgccaccatccaaggtgtgccataATCCAAGGTGTGCCACTATCCAAAGTGTGCCACCAACAAAGGTGATCCACCATCTAAGGTGTGCCACCAACAAAGGTGATCCACCATCTGAGGTGTGCCTCTACCCagggtgtgccaccatccaatgTGTGCCACCAACAAAGGTGATCCACCATCCAATGTGTGCCACcaaccaaggtgtgccaccatctaaGATGTGCCACcttccaag GTGGGCCACCATCCAatgtgtgccaccatccaaggtgtgccaccacccaaggtgtgccaccaaccAAGGTGTGCCACTAACCAAGGTGTGCCACcctccaaggtgtgccaccatccaaggtgtgccacaactcaaggtgtgccaccacccaagcagtgccaccacccaaggtgtgccacaaCTCAAGGTGTGCCAGCACGCAGG gtgtgccaccatccaaagTGTGCCACCAACAAAGGTGATCCACCATCTAAGGTGTGCCACCAACAAAGGTGATCCACCATCTGAGGTGTGCCTCTACCCagggtgtgccaccatccaatgTGTGCCACCAACAAAGGTGATCCACCATCTAAGGTGTGCACCACCTAAGGTTGGCCACCACCCAAGGTGCGCCACCATCCAATGTGTGCCACTACCCAAGGTGTGCCAAAAcctaaggtgtgccaccacccaagatGAGCCACCATCTAAGGTGtcccaccacccaaggtgtgccaccacccaaggtgtgtcTGTTTCTAAGGAGTGCCACCatctaaggtgtgccaccatccaaggtgtgccaccatccaaggtgtgccaccatccaaggtgtgccaccatccaaggtgtgccaccaaccaaggtgtgccaccatctaaggtgtgccaccatccaaggtgtgccaccatctaaGGTGAACCACCATCctaggtgtgccaccacccaaggtgtgtcTGTTTCTAAGGAGTGCCACCATCTAAAGTGTGCGACCATCTAA